The sequence below is a genomic window from Sceloporus undulatus isolate JIND9_A2432 ecotype Alabama chromosome 5, SceUnd_v1.1, whole genome shotgun sequence.
ACTTGTGCCGCATGTGACTATTGTCAAATTGAGGCAGAAAATGCACCAAAAAATCAGGGTTTTCTGTCTATATTTTGTTGCATCTATTCATATCTGACTGCAGAACCAATGAAAGCATAACACCAAGACATGAAATTTGCAACTTCTGTTGAAaaatgattcttttaaaaatatagtatttTCTGCATTGAGTTCTCAATAAGCAAGTCAGGAAGGTTTAACTAGCAAGCAGTGAGcttacaaaataattttgaatctTTATATTACATTTCATCTCTATGGATAAAGAACAGGTTCACAGGGCCTTTCTCTGAAAACCACGATATTGCTGGTCCATTCGCTGACCTCCATTTGAATGAGTAATacataattaattaaaacagcTTGGCAAATTATTCTCCTCTCTCTGAATTACATGGGTAAAGTCAGTATGGCTGAAGTCCATAATTATCAATGCTAATCCCGAGCCTTCAGTACTTCCCAAAGGATTCCTTATTGTGTAATGCCTGGTGTCCACAccactttataaataataattcatAAGAACAATACCAATAAGCAACTGTACATTCAAAGGCCAAATATCAAATCCTTGACACTGAACATCATGTGCACATCCAAAAGAAGAACTAAAGCCATAGAAAACTGGTCTCTCTGCTGACAGAAAATAGTGACCATTATATTTTCATAATCACGTTTAGCTCTGCACAAAAGCAGATGTTCCAACTAAAaggaagagccagcatgatgaaatggtttgagaactggattatgactctggagacctgagttcaaatccttgctcggccatggaagtccactgggtgaccttgggcaagtcacactctatcaccatcagaggaaggcaaaaggcaaataccctctgaacaaatcttgccaagaaaatcccatgataggttcaccttagggttgccataagttagaaatgacttcaaggcacacaattaaaaataataagaggaACTGTTCTCATACTTGGAAAACATTCTCCTTGCCGGTCTTGCGTTCTCCTCCTCACCTTTATCAGCATCAGGATGATCCTTGGCTATTCTTATGTGTCAGCTGCTAGGCTCATAAACTGCTTGGTAATAAAGGTCTAATCAACATAAGCCCATGGAATCATCAGTGCTCTTGTGTCACAGAAGCTTAGCTGATTAGCCTAGCCATTTCTTTAATGCAGGTGTGGGGGACCTCtggttctccaaatgtttggGGGATttcaactctcatcagccccagtcagcagAGTTAATGGTCAGGGATGACAGTAACGTCAGTCTAACAGAATCTGGGGCCTAACAGTTCTCAATCTTTGACCTAAGAAGAGTCCATGAGGTTTTAATGTTGATTTATTTTGCTAAATTGAATAATGTAAGTATTGCATATTCCACACTATGACTTGCAGATTAGAGGAAGAATCTGGAAAGAGGCAAGACTGGATGCTTGTGTATATAGATTTTcagctatgtttttaaaatgtatatagtgACACAAGGTCTTATAAGAGCTCAATTTTGAAAACCCAATACAGCATGCTGGAAAATTATTAGAGCCCATCCTAAAGAGCCGATATTGAAATATTACCTATACAGTTACTGCATAGCTATGCTTCATCCCACCTCCCATATTATTGAACACTTAAGTCCTAAAAATGTGCATTTCTTCACAGGGTGTAGTGCATGCAGGAacataataaaaatgaagaatgGTTGAATTATTAACCAATCCAACCAACAAAAATTAAGCAATATTCTTCTTGTTTCTTAACTGCTATAATTCTGAGAGAGAAAACAGTAAGGCCATAGTACTGTGTGCTctcttaaaagaaaaatcagccaaatgtatattttcatttatgttgcttgtttgctttttaagTTCCACTATTGATTGTCCAGTAGGATTGCAAAGAATAGTCACACATTTTCTGATGTTCAATGAAAAATGGGCAACCGTTGCAACTATGTTTTTAAGATTTCAAGGACTTATTGTGAAAATTCATTtgcaccaccaacaacaaaacgTTTTTGTGGGAggaaaaatcccagattttgtgtAAAATGCCAAGATTGATTTTTGAACAAAAAGCGATGTGTTTTGTGAAAAACacattatttaaacaaaatattttttgccaAAACATCCCAAAGTGCAAAATTATACAACAAAGACAAAAAAGCATGAAAAATCTTGTAATTACATgcagcaggatttttttaaattatttcttcttgCCAAAGAGAACAAAACAAGAATTTATATCCCTACTGTTTAGTCACTGAAAACACATGGTACTTTGATAACATTTATCTGAACAGAAAGCTAGCTATTTAAAAAGAGCTGACTTAAAAAATGTATACCTCATTTGATATAGAGTTAATAACAGAGTTGCAAATGCAAATGTAGCCAcagttttaattattttggcAACTTTTATGGTCCACAATATTGTGTTCATTCACAATACTGTTCCTTCAATGCACTGAGAGAGCAGGAACAATGTGTGAAGATTGAGATCACTTGAGAATGCTTCAGACACATACTTCCACAATACAAACTGCCATATTGAACTTCTTCAAAGTCATTAGCAATTCTTGCAAAATCATTTGTAATCCTTCAGTACATGGAAATTAATGAACTAGATGCATTTCTGGGCTTTACCtcattaacagaaaatttggtgccagagagaaagaaataacatggaagaaaATCAGGATAGGTTGTAgcacaaaaaaaggaaaggggaaaaaaggacatttcaacatgtttcagacttttaaaaaatctaaaactaACATgcacatataaaatgaaataactgggtcaggtaagccttgtataagtaatctcaaatattttgaaatttctaGAGATTATTTGACAGTTTCTTCCAAAATTAATCCTGGGAGATATATCATTGACCTCTAATTTTctaatgatttccattttgttggTCAAATTTACAGATGtatgagttgttgtttttcctaaaagaacatgatggggggggggggtacatgcTGAGGCTGGTATGTatgctttccttttttctccctctctgttttgctatttacagcatggagacagctgctgtttaccttccctgtTCTAGGAAGGCACATGCAGCAgcagtaggattggctagagtaACCCTCATTTTTTCAAagcaagctttattgcattgttttctgcAAATATGCTGCTGCAACCTAACACTAAACGTTTCTCCAACTTTCCTTTACCATCCTCACAGTGGCAATGCCGCTAAAAATGTTCCAGTTAgacaaaagacaagaagaaaaagggaggctAAGAAGGTGTAAAAAGGTGCTTGTTTGTCAAAggttttggcctgttacagactgccaaaataaagctgcttcgggtctctttggaggtatgctatttaaatgacgcatgggtcctaagagtccggaggtcgcgccaaagccacactccattcctaagcactggagtgcagctttggtgaagctgccggattcttaggatgcatacatcatttaaacagcatacttccaaagagacccaaagcagctttattttggcagtctgtaacaggcctttgttaactgaggtaagCCTGTATAATCTAAGGAAACAGCCCTGGCACAGACGCATCCATCTATTTACCAAATACAAAACGCACAACTGAGGCACAAGATTtaattcaaaacaatacaattaattgGCAGTCTCACTGAAGAACCGATCAGAAGTGGGATAAGTTATATTTAGCACTTCCCTAATATCGGCTTTAAAATATTGACATCTTTCTTGAAATCTGTCAGTCTTTTGTCAAACCCACTAAAGAAGAAGTTAGAATCAAGGAACAAAGGAGGATGTTTTCATGCTTTTTGTGAACATGTATTAAGTAAAAACTGTATACATTAACATACCAGCCTCTTGGAAGCCTGTGGGTGTGTAGTAATGAAGACAAGAGTGTCCAGGCTGGTCTGTTACCCCATTATAAGAAAAGTATACATCCACTGAATTCATTACAGACTAAAAGATTCCATGTGAGATTATATCTTTGGTTACATATTAGGAAAGCTTAAAAAAGTGGTAGTTAcatctttttattctttccaaAAGTTAAACATcttacaaatacaaaaaaatagtTGTGTCCTTTACACAGGTTTCTCTAGGTACATAAACATTACTTTATTTCCTACAACTGAAACTCCATCTaaaattttaaagtgttttggaTCACTTGAAGAGATCAAAACCAACAAATGTATTTACAGCCCTATAAATACAGTTGCATTAAAATTCAAATCAGGATTTTTTCTGAATGACAACCTAATCCTGAAGAGCACAAAGCTCTGAAGATATCGCTATTATGTGACTAAATATAGCAACTATACAGTATTTAACTTCCAAGACATAACTCAGGAACACCTATTCTGGGGATAATGCCTTCTCATTTTAaccaattatttctgcagcaaaagCCTGCATGTTCAGGGGTCTGTTTAGTatgtatttgtttctttctttttcctggcaGGCAGTCAAACTGGATTTCTACTTGGATTTTATGTACCTGTCTTACATCAAATTAATCACCTTTGCTATTCACTAAAAGGGTTTATGGCCTTCTTTGCCCTtgatttcttttctccctcttccacTTGCTTTGAAAATATGCCCAAAGCACTCAGCAAATTCAGTGCTCTGCCACatgcttcctccctccttttggtTAGTTGGAATTTAGATAAAAGCCAGTTACATACCTTTACAAGAAGACATTTTAGTCAACTTACCTTGTGTATATTGGAAGCTGGTTAGCATCTGTGTGGGCCACAATAATCTGATATTAATGATACCCTGATAACCAAGATCAGGCCCAGACCTAGACCTTCTCACATAAAAGGCAGCACActtaaacccccccccttttttttttttctattttagatGTTGAAACAGTTCCTTTGCCCTCTCTTCTCACAGCAATACAGGTGTCTCCTCCTCTGGCAAACTGACATTAAGCTTTATTTGTACTCAAAAAGGGAGAACAGAACACTTAAAAGCTCCTTAAGAATCCATTCAAGTCACAGCATTTGTGCACATCTTCTCCTTGAATTTACTCACGGAGCCACTAAAGATCACACACAGGGATCCGGATCAAGCCACTGGTCCTACAAACACTTATCGTCTGGGACTAAGCACCAAGCAGTATACAACAGGATTAAACTCTGAGTCAACATTGCTTGGACTGGACTGCAAGACTCCTGGCTTCTCACACACATTGAGAAGTCAATCCTCATAGACGAGAGTTAAGACTTTATTGATCCTGGCCACATAACAACTCAGCATGAAAAACCGAGACCTTACCCATGTTGGGATTAGGCACTCACATTCACCACTGCAAATGGCACTGAGAGGTGAACCAAAGGCACCTCAAGCATAGATTTGCCTTGACTTTGGGGGTTTGTTCCAAGCATTCCCCAAGGATCTCACTCCCATCCCTCCATGTTCTTTACTCAAGCACCAATCTCTGCCAGGGCACAGGTTCCCCTCACCCCAAGTTAAAATGatgctgtagttttttgtgagtttttcaggctatgtggccatgttctggaagagtttatccctgatgtttcaccagcatctgtggcttcaacttcacattaaaatacTGCTCTTACTATTCATCACAAAGgcctctttttccattttggaGACAGAAGCAGGTACAAGCTGTCCGACACAGGTGACGCCATAAGATGCTACAGATACACCACCCAGAAAGACAAACGTGATAATCTAAGTGAGCAATGCTAACAGAGGCATTTGCACCATGTGTCTCACAGGTCCTCTTTTTTCACAGGCAGCTTTGAACCCATCTCCTTAATCCACCCATGAGTTTCTGGTGGACCATTCTCTCTCTTACACCTGCCCACAACCCTTCCCCAGCAAAACTATCAAATCTTTGTCCACATCCACCTCCAGCCCCAAAGGTGTTGAACCCTTGAAAAGCCAGGGATGGGCTGAACTTCACATTCACCATCCTTTCCctcttgcaaaaaataaaacaaaaagtagACTCTCTGGCATGGAGGAACCCTGAAAGCCTTCCCAGGTCCCTGCAAATTTCCATTCTATGGAGAAGTCTCAAAATGAACCCTGCCAAGGATgcattgttaactgccctcgagtggatctcgactcatggtgacccttatggatgagacatctccaaacccccCTGTCTTGATCTGACTTGatctgctgtaggacccatttgtttgtccttttggctaccCATGGGACCATCAgccctcttttccagcaccacaatccaaaaaggatgttgacaaactggagcatgtccaaaggagggcgactaaaatggtgaagggtctgcaaaccatgtcttatgagggatgacttagggagctgggaatgtttagcctggagaagagaaggttaagaggtgatatgatagtcatgtttaaatacttgaagggatgtcatattgaggagggagcaagcttgttttctgctgctccagagaataagactcAGAATagtggatggaagctccaggaaaagagattccacctcaacattaggaggaacttcctgacagtaagggctattcgacagtggaacacactccttctccttggaggtctttaaacagaggctggatggacatctgtcaggattGATTTCATTGGTGTCCGAGAGCAGCTCACTGGCCTCCATGTCAAGGGGGGAGGACCCCACCCACAAAGCAGTCTAAGATATTTAGGCTGATTTCTGAGGTGATGCTTTGTCACCTCAaagcatctgtcagggatgctttgatggagagttcctgcgtggcagaatggtgttggactggCAGCCCtcaaggtctcttccagctctatgattctatatatgattcacatctcaaatgaatggcttttcttcctgtcttctttcttaactatccagctcttgcatccgtacattgcaatagggaatatgatggcttgtatgagtctaacttttgtgctcagtcacatacctttgcattttaggatcggTTTCTGGTTCTTTcctagccaccctccccattcttcatcacagaatcatggaagagaccccaagggccatgcagtccagccccattctgccatgcaggaactctcaatcaaacccaTCCAAAGAAAACCTGCAAGGaaagaggctccaccactctccaaggtaaTATGTCCCACGATCAAAAAGCCCTTACTGCCggcaggacgttcctcctaatgttgaggtggaatctcttttcctggagcctgcATCCCTTGTttggggtcctagtctctggagcagcagaaaacaagctcgctccctcctcaatatgacatccctttaagtatttaaacagggctttcatatcacctcttcaccttctcttctcagtTGTAAATCTTTGACTTTGGGGGATCTGTTCTAGTTCTTTCCTAGCCCCCTCCTCCATCTCCCTGTGACTGCAGTCTCCAAGGGAAAGTCAACCAgcccagttttgttgttgttctgcttttGGGGGAGGAAGAGCCCTTACCGGAGCTGAGCTGCATCCAGGCGCAGATCTTGTAGACGGTGGCGGTgttgcagaagaagaagaggacgaAGCAGACGATGCAGGCGAGGACCAGGAGCATGGAGAGGCCGATGAAGAAGGAGGCGGCCTGGAAGGCGCCCGAGGGCAGGCTGGCGAAGTCGGTGAAGCTGCCCTGGCAGGTGAGCTCCCGGGAGAAGGCGCTGCTGCCGGTGCAGAAGTGGAAGAGGCCGAAGTAGCCCTCCTGGGGGGTCTCCACTCCGTCGCCGATCCAGTAGGGCTGGAAGAAGCAGACCACGTTGACGATGGCGAAGCAGATGGTGAAGATGGCCCACAGCACCCCGATGGCCCGGGAGTTGCGCACGTAGTTGGTGTGGTAGAGCTTGGCCGCCTCCTCGGccgaaggagcagcagcagaagcagcagaagcagcagggaCCCCCAGCAGCAGGGCAGGAGGGGCGGCAGGAGGAGGGCAGCAGCGggacggggaggaggaggaggccagcccCGGGGAGGGAGCAGGGCCAGCAGGGGCAGCACTGGCAACAGAGGCAGCCCCGGGCATCCTCCTCTCTCTGCCCCTCACACAGGCAGCCCGGGCATCCCCCTCTcagcctccagagaggccccAGCAGAGCCCACCCGGCTGCCtccccaggaggaggaaggaaggcagcccCAGGCCCCTTGGAAGCCCCtgcctctctcttctccctctctctctctctggtgatgctgctgctggtgctgctgctggtgcgCAGTGAGGAGGACTAATGTGCCGCctctggtcctcctcctcctccttctcctcctcctctctctcacaTTGGACTGAGGGATGATGAGGGATTGTGGGAAGGCCACCTGCTCTGCTGGGAAGCCCCCCTCTTTTCCCGCCCCTCCTGCGCTgaggaggagccttgagggggaAAACAGTCAGGCTGCCTCCACAGTGgggacataacccggtttggtcccgCTTTAAGTGTctcggctcaaggctatggaattctgggagttggagtttgttttggccccacaacaaactccaactcccagaattccatagccttcagccgaGACAAAGCGGGGCTAAACCTAGTTATGTCCCCACTGTGGAGGCAGCCTGAATAATATAGGCCCCGAGGGGTACTTC
It includes:
- the LHFPL3 gene encoding LHFPL tetraspan subfamily member 3 protein isoform X2, with translation MPGAASVASAAPAGPAPSPGLASSSSPSRCCPPPAAPPALLLGVPAASAASAAAPSAEEAAKLYHTNYVRNSRAIGVLWAIFTICFAIVNVVCFFQPYWIGDGVETPQEGYFGLFHFCTGSSAFSRELTCQGSFTDFASLPSGAFQAASFFIGLSMLLVLACIVCFVLFFFCNTATVYKICAWMQLSSAACLVLGCMIYPDGWDAKEVKRMCGDKTDKYTLGACSIRWAYILAIIGILDALILSFLAFVLGNRQDSLLAEELKLENKDDGNA
- the LHFPL3 gene encoding LHFPL tetraspan subfamily member 3 protein isoform X1, translated to MPGAASVASAAPAGPAPSPGLASSSSPSRCCPPPAAPPALLLGVPAASAASAAAPSAEEAAKLYHTNYVRNSRAIGVLWAIFTICFAIVNVVCFFQPYWIGDGVETPQEGYFGLFHFCTGSSAFSRELTCQGSFTDFASLPSGAFQAASFFIGLSMLLVLACIVCFVLFFFCNTATVYKICAWMQLSSAACLVLGCMIYPDGWDAKEVKRMCGDKTDKYTLGACSIRWAYILAIIGILDALILSFLAFVLGNRQDSLLAEELKLENKVLLSQSSLE